Proteins encoded in a region of the Hypomesus transpacificus isolate Combined female chromosome 17, fHypTra1, whole genome shotgun sequence genome:
- the LOC124479933 gene encoding sterile alpha motif domain-containing protein 9-like isoform X1: protein MADSDSDSEWKKLPCSKWTESHVSTWLKSIGIKEKYIQKLCEEEVTGPILLNLKRKYLSQTISMRSAQIEHLLLKRDELLMPEPTKVKKENSPQGGHNAQRNGEENSELSAVGVSTQEAQNKNEKKALQSHNPNNESHIGALPCHEYRTFCEDDKNFRYVKHKVLPPETGNDNMIVPCHEYKSLESAHKLESRKLKIKVAREVLRFACGCMNMRANGTIHFGIMDKVTGIHKHGEIIGIPVRDKEDFIDALDYIENCFKTTKQKVDARKCIRNPKFIEVIDTDDSEERFVIEYDIVPQASVVKNELYRVCIPFLDKDMKLKHEDKAFYQRIGANTLCIPDDDLVDFVHGLKEKDQLREVDELSVDQTIFVSNEDLKRNLSILLTGGTQCMDNSLFYIIVTNKFQPEHLKSIDFLVHMNIFSVFDFDPDSKTSGLCAMYKEKHAANLHFLHDYIKDLSTADLMKQLQLCDRTSWIFCNGRSDFDGGEETLDEKTWIKTKKKQLKKAVSVICNEILPKGSFVVIFLLMAEVEQPLVETFHEFYSEMSGHGYLTVISESRENYLKWSNLAKTSCSITTLNEISIVDMSWSHVNTSVQSFQLSVNRPTRCLPVIKGGLCDLKSVDEDMLHSLEIVSVDQCDDTNSEMMDEGKIKEIEQHFYQGGKIDWMNLWLADKKLCGESIQRDAFRQTNDILEGIVQSSNVKRSIESVKICHHPGSGGSTVARQILWSWRKKMRCAVVKQSNEITTVCEHALSLREYEERDKNRALPVLLLLEDCNDDYLDDVRRELGNAIATKKISSSLLCFVLLTCKRCHDPERMCRALPSQTVAVTHRLTKDEKTLFSKKLELLKLQFEPDFILTFVLMSDGFQRSYIEDFVKNLLHKIDHSSLITRLIRFVALLNSYIHDSYMSVSHCEASLGIGMLVEQIRFNRFVDSLSEEARLIFIHLRESKQISSIRIIHPLVAKEILRQLSTNLPQSTIAMELLQDKVLIEHMFAKAPFLKFIQTLFIGRNQIIKGDTEYLSIFSPLIEKVITEREGVQKAVDLLKAAYAALGKDAFVAQQLARLLYSYTRFKEALHWAEEAKSQLPYDTFVLDTLGQVYKRWFYHLHDTLEEQELEPQKVSEVINIALKGITAFRASEKAPKKETVSLNNSYYGEVDVGCRLLKLLSMVNVFATKDENSELLNYLLTDYIPEAVQKPWQKFHGLLKGLQKSMYHALECISEDLSYFQKYINEEDEELDTREPEQVHNPRKWLTRKCAVYANFFCHVSDAGTHSERITSFQRQMRAYKLGGGNIASIFYLLNDRMTDRTGKKLEEIFSMYPENPNRNDLDETELVNFLLCQVALACTWPGSSKLLTLEKLQKLCLRFSLEGKYTSSVSALFLVSILFWPATNNEEHNSANSQALMSAIDALQKPFEHKVMNVPSRNTRRTVVHFFLGKAVGLYKIVHRSAIEKQIKGTISERRLKWLGGEVWTNPEVVQLLKRVEGWTEGGHLFVRANTKGSKIRVFPRNSASLPNSNENVTFYLGFSFDGAVAFDIQVKK from the exons ATGGCAGACAGTGACTCTGATTCGG AGTGGAAGAAATTGCCCTGTAGCAAATGGACAGAATCGCATGTAAGCACCTGGTTGAAATCCATTGGaataaaagaaaaatacattcaaAAACTATGTGAAGAAGAAGTTACAGGACCTATCTTGTTAAACCTGAAAAGAAAATACCTCTCTCAGACCATTTCAATGAGAAGTGCCCAAATTGAGCATCTACTGCTAAAAAGGGATGAGCTATTAATGCCAGAACCAACTAAAGTAAAGAAAGAAAACAGTCCCCAAGGAGGACATAATGCACAAAGAAATGGTGAAGAAAATTCTGAATTAAGTGCTGTGGGGGTGTCCACTCAGGAAGCTCAAAACAAAAACGAAAAAAAGGCACTGCAATCCCATAACCCCAATAATGAATCACACATAGGAGCATTGCCTTGTCATGAGTATAGAACATTTTGTGAAGATGACAAAAACTTCAGATACGTCAAACACAAAGTACTTCCACCTGAGACTGGTAATGACAACATGATAGTTCCATGTCACGAGTACAAGTCTCTAGAGAGTGCCCACAAACTAGAATCAAGAAAGCTGAAAATTAAAGTTGCACGGGAGGTACTTCGATTTGCATGTGGATGCATGAATATGCGAGCTAACGGCACAATTCACTTCGGTATCATGGACAAAGTTACAGGCATCCATAAACATGGTGAAATCATAGGGATACCTGTTAGAGATAAAGAAGACTTCATAGATGCATTAGACTACATTGAAAACTGcttcaaaacaacaaaacaaaaggttGATGCAAGAAAATGCATAAGAAATCCAAAGTTCATTGAGGTGATTGACACAGATGACAGTGAGGAAAGATTTGTCATTGAATATGACATTGTTCCACAAGCAAgtgttgtgaaaaatgaacTGTACAGGGTTTGTATTCCGTTTCTAGACAAGGACATGAAACTCAAACATGAAGACAAAGCCTTCTATCAGAGGATTGGAGCTAATACACTTTGTATACCTGATGATGACCTTGTAGACTTTGTTCACGGATTGAAGGAGAAAGATCAACTGAGAGAAGTGGATGAATTATCAGTCGATCAAACAATCTTTGTCAGTAATGAAGATCTAAAAAGAAATCTCTCTATACTATTGACAGGTGGAACTCAATGCATGGATAATTCACTGTTTTACATAATTGTAACAAACAAATTTCAACCTGAACATCTCAAGAGCATTGACTTCTTAGTTCACATGAACATATTCTCAGTGTTTGACTTTGACCCAGACTCCAAGACATCTGGTCTTTGTGCAATGTATAAAGAGAAACATGCTGCAAACCTTCACTTTCTGCATGACTACATAAAAGATTTGAGTACAGCTGACTTAATGAAGCAATTGCAACTCTGTGACAGGACAAGCTGGATTTTCTGCAATGGACGGAGTGATTTTGATGGTGGTGAGGAGACCCTTGATGAAAAAACGTGGATCAAAACTAAGAAAAAACAATTGAAAAAGGCAGTGTCTGTTATCTGCAATGAAATCCTGCCAAAAGGCTCATTTGTTGTGATTTTTTTACTCATGGCTGAGGTGGAGCAGCCACTTGTTGAGACATTCCATGAATTCTACTCAGAAATGAGTGGTCATGGATATTTGACAGTCATATCTGAATCTAGGGAAAACTACCTAAAGTGGTCAAACTTAGCTAAGACATCTTGTAGCATAACTACACTCAATGAAATAagcattgttgacatgtcttGGAGTCATGTAAACACCTCTGTTCAAAGTTTTCAGCTTTCAGTGAATAGGCCAACAAGATGCTTGCCAGTCATCAAAGGAGGGTTGTGCGACCTTAAATCTGTCGATGAGGACATGCTCCATTCTTTGGAAATTGTCAGTGTTGACCAATGTGATGACACAAATTCAGAGATGATGGATGAAGGAAAAATTAAAGAAATTGAACAACACTTTTATCAAGGTGGGAAGATAGACTGGATGAATCTGTGGCTTGCCGACAAAAAACTCTGTGGGGAGTCCATTCAGCGAGATGCATTTAGACAAACAAATGACATTCTTGAGGGTATTGTACAGAGTAGCAACGTCAAACGATCCATAGAGAGTGTAAAGATATGTCACCATCCTGGCAGTGGAGGGAGTACAGTAGCTCGACAGATCCTCTGGagttggagaaaaaaaatgcgTTGTGCAGTTGTCAAACAATCAAATGAAATAACAACTGTTTGTGAGCATGCTTTGAGCCTCAGAGAATACGAAGAAAGAGACAAAAACCGTGCTCTCCCAGTGCTCTTGCTGTTGGAGGATTGCAATGATGATTACCTGGATGATGTAAGGCGGGAGTTAGGCAATGCCATAGCAACCAAGAAGATAAGTTCCTCTCTGCTATGTTTTGTCCTGCTAACTTGCAAAAGATGTCATGATCCAGAAAGGATGTGCAGAGCTTTACCCTCCCAGACTGTTGCTGTTACACACAGGCTGACAAAGGATGAGAAGACTCTTTTCTCAAAAAAACTAGAGCTATTAAAGCTACAGTTTGAACCAGACTTTATTCTCACCTTTGTGCTGATGAGTGATGGGTTTCAAAGAAGTTACATTGAGGACTTTGTGAAGAATCTACTACACAAAATTGATCATTCATCTCTCATTACTCGACTTATCAGATTTGTCGCACTGTTAAACTCCTACATTCATGACtcgtacatgtctgtgtcacacTGTGAGGCTTCACTTGGCATAGGTATGCTTGTAGAACAAATCAGGTTCAACAGATTTGTTGATTCACTCAGTGAAGAAGCCCGACTTATTTTTATTCACCTTAGAGAGAGTAAACAGATCTCATCAATTCGGATAATCCATCCACTTGTGGCCAAAGAAATTCTGAGGCAGCTCTCTACCAATCTACCCCAGAGTACAATAGCAATGGAGTTACTTCAGGACAAAGTGCTAATTGAGCACATGTTTGCCAAAGCGCCGTTTTTAAAGTTCATTCAAACTCTCTTCATCGGACGCAACCAAATAATTAAAGGTGATACTGAGTATCTTAGTATATTCTCCCCACTGATTGAAAAAGTCATCACTGAAAGAGAAGGAGTTCAAAAAGCTGTTGATCTTTTAAAAGCCGCCTATGCTGCTTTGGGTAAAGATGCATTTGTAGCCCAACAGCTAGCTCGTTTGCTCTACAGTTATACAAGATTTAAAGAAGCCCTGCATTGGGCTGAGGAAGCAAAATCCCAACTTCCATATGATACATTTGTCCTTGACACACTGGGACAGGTGTACAAAAGGTGGTTTTACCACTTGCATGACACTCTTGAAGAGCAAGAATTGGAACCTCAAAAGGTCTCTGAAGTCATTAATATAGCTCTGAAAGGAATAACTGCTTTCCGTGCCTCTGAGAAGGCACCCAAAAAAGAGACAGTCAGTCTAAACAACTCATACTATGGGGAAGTAGATGTTGGATGTAGGCTGCTAAAACTCCTTTCAATGGTGAATGTTTTTGCAACAAAGGATGAAAATTCTGAACTTCTGAATTACTTACTAACAGACTACATTCCAGAGGCTGTTCAAAAACCCTGGCAGAAGTTCCATGGCTTGTTAAAAGGGTTGCAGAAGAGTATGTATCATGCACTTGAGTGCATTTCTGAAGATCTCAGTTactttcaaaaatacattaatgaggaggatgaggaactTGATACAAGAGAACCTGAACAAGTACACAATCCTAGAAAATGGCTTACAAGGAAGTGTGCCGTTTATGCCAACTTTTTCTGCCATGTTTCAGATGCAGGCACCCATTCTGAAAGAATCACATCTTTCCAAAGACAAATGAGAGCTTATAAGCTTGGTGGAGGCAACATAGCATCAATCTTCTATTTGCTCAATGATCGTATGACAGACAGAACTGGTAAAAAGCTTGAGGAAATATTTAGCATGTACCCAGAAAACCCAAACAGAAATGACCTTGATGAGACAGAGCTTGTCAACTTCCTTTTATGCCAGGTAGCTCTTGCCTGCACTTGGCCTGGTTCATCAAAGCTACTCACTCTTGAGAAACTTCAGAAGCTTTGTTTGAGATTCAGTTTAGAGGGGAAATATACATCATCAGTAAGTGCTCTTTTTCTTGTCTCCATTCTGTTCTGGCCTGCAACAAACAATGAGGAACACAATTCAGCTAATAGTCAGGCCCTTATGTCAGCAATTGATGCACTTCAGAAACCATTTGAGCATAAAGTTATGAATGTTCCTTCTAGAAATACTAGAAGAACAGTGGTCCACTTCTTTTTGGGAAAAGCTGTGGGACTTTACAAGATTGTGCACAGAAGTGCAATTGAAAAGCAAATAAAAGGGACCATCAGTGAAAGAAGGCTAAAATGGCTTGGAGGGGAAGTATGGACAAATCCGGAAGTTGTGCAACTGCTAAAGCGAGTGGAAGGATGGACAGAGGGTGGCCACCTGTTTGTTCGAGCCAATACCAAGGGGAGCAAGATCAGGGTGTTTCCACGAAATTCAGCTTCCCTaccaaattcaaatgaaaacgTAACTTTCTATCTTGGCTTTTCTTTTGATGGAGCAGTTGCTTTTGACATCCAAGTGAAGAAGTAA
- the LOC124479933 gene encoding sterile alpha motif domain-containing protein 9-like isoform X3, producing MRNFEFDEWKKLPCSKWTESHVSTWLKSIGIKEKYIQKLCEEEVTGPILLNLKRKYLSQTISMRSAQIEHLLLKRDELLMPEPTKVKKENSPQGGHNAQRNGEENSELSAVGVSTQEAQNKNEKKALQSHNPNNESHIGALPCHEYRTFCEDDKNFRYVKHKVLPPETGNDNMIVPCHEYKSLESAHKLESRKLKIKVAREVLRFACGCMNMRANGTIHFGIMDKVTGIHKHGEIIGIPVRDKEDFIDALDYIENCFKTTKQKVDARKCIRNPKFIEVIDTDDSEERFVIEYDIVPQASVVKNELYRVCIPFLDKDMKLKHEDKAFYQRIGANTLCIPDDDLVDFVHGLKEKDQLREVDELSVDQTIFVSNEDLKRNLSILLTGGTQCMDNSLFYIIVTNKFQPEHLKSIDFLVHMNIFSVFDFDPDSKTSGLCAMYKEKHAANLHFLHDYIKDLSTADLMKQLQLCDRTSWIFCNGRSDFDGGEETLDEKTWIKTKKKQLKKAVSVICNEILPKGSFVVIFLLMAEVEQPLVETFHEFYSEMSGHGYLTVISESRENYLKWSNLAKTSCSITTLNEISIVDMSWSHVNTSVQSFQLSVNRPTRCLPVIKGGLCDLKSVDEDMLHSLEIVSVDQCDDTNSEMMDEGKIKEIEQHFYQGGKIDWMNLWLADKKLCGESIQRDAFRQTNDILEGIVQSSNVKRSIESVKICHHPGSGGSTVARQILWSWRKKMRCAVVKQSNEITTVCEHALSLREYEERDKNRALPVLLLLEDCNDDYLDDVRRELGNAIATKKISSSLLCFVLLTCKRCHDPERMCRALPSQTVAVTHRLTKDEKTLFSKKLELLKLQFEPDFILTFVLMSDGFQRSYIEDFVKNLLHKIDHSSLITRLIRFVALLNSYIHDSYMSVSHCEASLGIGMLVEQIRFNRFVDSLSEEARLIFIHLRESKQISSIRIIHPLVAKEILRQLSTNLPQSTIAMELLQDKVLIEHMFAKAPFLKFIQTLFIGRNQIIKGDTEYLSIFSPLIEKVITEREGVQKAVDLLKAAYAALGKDAFVAQQLARLLYSYTRFKEALHWAEEAKSQLPYDTFVLDTLGQVYKRWFYHLHDTLEEQELEPQKVSEVINIALKGITAFRASEKAPKKETVSLNNSYYGEVDVGCRLLKLLSMVNVFATKDENSELLNYLLTDYIPEAVQKPWQKFHGLLKGLQKSMYHALECISEDLSYFQKYINEEDEELDTREPEQVHNPRKWLTRKCAVYANFFCHVSDAGTHSERITSFQRQMRAYKLGGGNIASIFYLLNDRMTDRTGKKLEEIFSMYPENPNRNDLDETELVNFLLCQVALACTWPGSSKLLTLEKLQKLCLRFSLEGKYTSSVSALFLVSILFWPATNNEEHNSANSQALMSAIDALQKPFEHKVMNVPSRNTRRTVVHFFLGKAVGLYKIVHRSAIEKQIKGTISERRLKWLGGEVWTNPEVVQLLKRVEGWTEGGHLFVRANTKGSKIRVFPRNSASLPNSNENVTFYLGFSFDGAVAFDIQVKK from the exons ATGCGCAACTTCGAATTTGATG AGTGGAAGAAATTGCCCTGTAGCAAATGGACAGAATCGCATGTAAGCACCTGGTTGAAATCCATTGGaataaaagaaaaatacattcaaAAACTATGTGAAGAAGAAGTTACAGGACCTATCTTGTTAAACCTGAAAAGAAAATACCTCTCTCAGACCATTTCAATGAGAAGTGCCCAAATTGAGCATCTACTGCTAAAAAGGGATGAGCTATTAATGCCAGAACCAACTAAAGTAAAGAAAGAAAACAGTCCCCAAGGAGGACATAATGCACAAAGAAATGGTGAAGAAAATTCTGAATTAAGTGCTGTGGGGGTGTCCACTCAGGAAGCTCAAAACAAAAACGAAAAAAAGGCACTGCAATCCCATAACCCCAATAATGAATCACACATAGGAGCATTGCCTTGTCATGAGTATAGAACATTTTGTGAAGATGACAAAAACTTCAGATACGTCAAACACAAAGTACTTCCACCTGAGACTGGTAATGACAACATGATAGTTCCATGTCACGAGTACAAGTCTCTAGAGAGTGCCCACAAACTAGAATCAAGAAAGCTGAAAATTAAAGTTGCACGGGAGGTACTTCGATTTGCATGTGGATGCATGAATATGCGAGCTAACGGCACAATTCACTTCGGTATCATGGACAAAGTTACAGGCATCCATAAACATGGTGAAATCATAGGGATACCTGTTAGAGATAAAGAAGACTTCATAGATGCATTAGACTACATTGAAAACTGcttcaaaacaacaaaacaaaaggttGATGCAAGAAAATGCATAAGAAATCCAAAGTTCATTGAGGTGATTGACACAGATGACAGTGAGGAAAGATTTGTCATTGAATATGACATTGTTCCACAAGCAAgtgttgtgaaaaatgaacTGTACAGGGTTTGTATTCCGTTTCTAGACAAGGACATGAAACTCAAACATGAAGACAAAGCCTTCTATCAGAGGATTGGAGCTAATACACTTTGTATACCTGATGATGACCTTGTAGACTTTGTTCACGGATTGAAGGAGAAAGATCAACTGAGAGAAGTGGATGAATTATCAGTCGATCAAACAATCTTTGTCAGTAATGAAGATCTAAAAAGAAATCTCTCTATACTATTGACAGGTGGAACTCAATGCATGGATAATTCACTGTTTTACATAATTGTAACAAACAAATTTCAACCTGAACATCTCAAGAGCATTGACTTCTTAGTTCACATGAACATATTCTCAGTGTTTGACTTTGACCCAGACTCCAAGACATCTGGTCTTTGTGCAATGTATAAAGAGAAACATGCTGCAAACCTTCACTTTCTGCATGACTACATAAAAGATTTGAGTACAGCTGACTTAATGAAGCAATTGCAACTCTGTGACAGGACAAGCTGGATTTTCTGCAATGGACGGAGTGATTTTGATGGTGGTGAGGAGACCCTTGATGAAAAAACGTGGATCAAAACTAAGAAAAAACAATTGAAAAAGGCAGTGTCTGTTATCTGCAATGAAATCCTGCCAAAAGGCTCATTTGTTGTGATTTTTTTACTCATGGCTGAGGTGGAGCAGCCACTTGTTGAGACATTCCATGAATTCTACTCAGAAATGAGTGGTCATGGATATTTGACAGTCATATCTGAATCTAGGGAAAACTACCTAAAGTGGTCAAACTTAGCTAAGACATCTTGTAGCATAACTACACTCAATGAAATAagcattgttgacatgtcttGGAGTCATGTAAACACCTCTGTTCAAAGTTTTCAGCTTTCAGTGAATAGGCCAACAAGATGCTTGCCAGTCATCAAAGGAGGGTTGTGCGACCTTAAATCTGTCGATGAGGACATGCTCCATTCTTTGGAAATTGTCAGTGTTGACCAATGTGATGACACAAATTCAGAGATGATGGATGAAGGAAAAATTAAAGAAATTGAACAACACTTTTATCAAGGTGGGAAGATAGACTGGATGAATCTGTGGCTTGCCGACAAAAAACTCTGTGGGGAGTCCATTCAGCGAGATGCATTTAGACAAACAAATGACATTCTTGAGGGTATTGTACAGAGTAGCAACGTCAAACGATCCATAGAGAGTGTAAAGATATGTCACCATCCTGGCAGTGGAGGGAGTACAGTAGCTCGACAGATCCTCTGGagttggagaaaaaaaatgcgTTGTGCAGTTGTCAAACAATCAAATGAAATAACAACTGTTTGTGAGCATGCTTTGAGCCTCAGAGAATACGAAGAAAGAGACAAAAACCGTGCTCTCCCAGTGCTCTTGCTGTTGGAGGATTGCAATGATGATTACCTGGATGATGTAAGGCGGGAGTTAGGCAATGCCATAGCAACCAAGAAGATAAGTTCCTCTCTGCTATGTTTTGTCCTGCTAACTTGCAAAAGATGTCATGATCCAGAAAGGATGTGCAGAGCTTTACCCTCCCAGACTGTTGCTGTTACACACAGGCTGACAAAGGATGAGAAGACTCTTTTCTCAAAAAAACTAGAGCTATTAAAGCTACAGTTTGAACCAGACTTTATTCTCACCTTTGTGCTGATGAGTGATGGGTTTCAAAGAAGTTACATTGAGGACTTTGTGAAGAATCTACTACACAAAATTGATCATTCATCTCTCATTACTCGACTTATCAGATTTGTCGCACTGTTAAACTCCTACATTCATGACtcgtacatgtctgtgtcacacTGTGAGGCTTCACTTGGCATAGGTATGCTTGTAGAACAAATCAGGTTCAACAGATTTGTTGATTCACTCAGTGAAGAAGCCCGACTTATTTTTATTCACCTTAGAGAGAGTAAACAGATCTCATCAATTCGGATAATCCATCCACTTGTGGCCAAAGAAATTCTGAGGCAGCTCTCTACCAATCTACCCCAGAGTACAATAGCAATGGAGTTACTTCAGGACAAAGTGCTAATTGAGCACATGTTTGCCAAAGCGCCGTTTTTAAAGTTCATTCAAACTCTCTTCATCGGACGCAACCAAATAATTAAAGGTGATACTGAGTATCTTAGTATATTCTCCCCACTGATTGAAAAAGTCATCACTGAAAGAGAAGGAGTTCAAAAAGCTGTTGATCTTTTAAAAGCCGCCTATGCTGCTTTGGGTAAAGATGCATTTGTAGCCCAACAGCTAGCTCGTTTGCTCTACAGTTATACAAGATTTAAAGAAGCCCTGCATTGGGCTGAGGAAGCAAAATCCCAACTTCCATATGATACATTTGTCCTTGACACACTGGGACAGGTGTACAAAAGGTGGTTTTACCACTTGCATGACACTCTTGAAGAGCAAGAATTGGAACCTCAAAAGGTCTCTGAAGTCATTAATATAGCTCTGAAAGGAATAACTGCTTTCCGTGCCTCTGAGAAGGCACCCAAAAAAGAGACAGTCAGTCTAAACAACTCATACTATGGGGAAGTAGATGTTGGATGTAGGCTGCTAAAACTCCTTTCAATGGTGAATGTTTTTGCAACAAAGGATGAAAATTCTGAACTTCTGAATTACTTACTAACAGACTACATTCCAGAGGCTGTTCAAAAACCCTGGCAGAAGTTCCATGGCTTGTTAAAAGGGTTGCAGAAGAGTATGTATCATGCACTTGAGTGCATTTCTGAAGATCTCAGTTactttcaaaaatacattaatgaggaggatgaggaactTGATACAAGAGAACCTGAACAAGTACACAATCCTAGAAAATGGCTTACAAGGAAGTGTGCCGTTTATGCCAACTTTTTCTGCCATGTTTCAGATGCAGGCACCCATTCTGAAAGAATCACATCTTTCCAAAGACAAATGAGAGCTTATAAGCTTGGTGGAGGCAACATAGCATCAATCTTCTATTTGCTCAATGATCGTATGACAGACAGAACTGGTAAAAAGCTTGAGGAAATATTTAGCATGTACCCAGAAAACCCAAACAGAAATGACCTTGATGAGACAGAGCTTGTCAACTTCCTTTTATGCCAGGTAGCTCTTGCCTGCACTTGGCCTGGTTCATCAAAGCTACTCACTCTTGAGAAACTTCAGAAGCTTTGTTTGAGATTCAGTTTAGAGGGGAAATATACATCATCAGTAAGTGCTCTTTTTCTTGTCTCCATTCTGTTCTGGCCTGCAACAAACAATGAGGAACACAATTCAGCTAATAGTCAGGCCCTTATGTCAGCAATTGATGCACTTCAGAAACCATTTGAGCATAAAGTTATGAATGTTCCTTCTAGAAATACTAGAAGAACAGTGGTCCACTTCTTTTTGGGAAAAGCTGTGGGACTTTACAAGATTGTGCACAGAAGTGCAATTGAAAAGCAAATAAAAGGGACCATCAGTGAAAGAAGGCTAAAATGGCTTGGAGGGGAAGTATGGACAAATCCGGAAGTTGTGCAACTGCTAAAGCGAGTGGAAGGATGGACAGAGGGTGGCCACCTGTTTGTTCGAGCCAATACCAAGGGGAGCAAGATCAGGGTGTTTCCACGAAATTCAGCTTCCCTaccaaattcaaatgaaaacgTAACTTTCTATCTTGGCTTTTCTTTTGATGGAGCAGTTGCTTTTGACATCCAAGTGAAGAAGTAA